The Chryseobacterium shigense genome segment TATGATCTCCGTTATTTTTGAAGATTACAAAAAAGGGAAGGTGATTTCGGCTATGAAGGCTGCCCATCCATACGAAGAAGTGGCTTATCAGATTTATCAGCTGGATAATGAGAACCAGCATTCAGGACTGGGAATGTATGGTGAGCTTGATGAAGAAATGGATGAACAGGATTTTTTAAGAATGGTGAAAGAAAGATTTGGACTGGAAATCATTAAACACTCTGATTTTACCCATAAAAAAATTAAAAGAGTAGGGGTTCTCGGAGGATCCGGAGCCGGCGGAATAAAATCAGCTCTGTCACAAAAATGTGATGCTTATCTTACGGGAGATATTAAATATCACGACTATTTTCAGGCAGAATCCAAAATGCTGATCTGTGACATCGGGCATTATGAATCAGAACAATTTGTAACTCAACAATTATTTGAAATTTTGTCACAAAAATTTAGTACATTTGCAATTTCAAAATCTATTGAGAAAACAAACCCAGTAAATTATTTCATTTAAATATGGCAAAAACCAACGATATTTCAGTTGAAGAAAAATTAAGAGCTTTATACGATTTGCAGATCATTGATTCAAGATTGGATGAAATCCGAAATACCAGAGGAGAATTGCCAATTGAAGTTGAAGATCTTGAAATTGAAATTGAAGGACTTGAGAAAAGAGCCGAAAAATTTCATGCAGACATCAAGGATCAGGACGATCAGATCAAAACAAAGCATGAAGTGATTAACCATGCAAAAACTTTAATTGAAAAATACAAGTCTCAGCAGGATAATGTAAGAAACAATAAAGAGTTTGAAGCATTAGGAAAAGAAATTGAATTCCAGGATCTGGAAATTCAGCTTGCTGAAAAAAGAATTAAAGAATTCGGAGTTAAAATTGTTCACAAAAACGAAACTTTAAGTGAGCTTAATGACAAAATCAGCAATTTAAAAAACCACCTGAAATTCAAAAAAGAAGAATTGGATGGTCTTATCTCTGAAACTCAAAAAGAAGAAGAATACCTAATAGAGCAGTCCAAAGAATTTGCAGGTAAAATTGATGAAAGATTACTTTCTTCATACAGCAGAATCAGAAAGAGCTCTATCAACGGATTAGCTGTTGTAGGATTAGAAAGAGGTGCTCCGAAAGGATCATTCTTCACAATTCCTCCTCAAAAGCAGATGGAGATTGCACAAAGAAAGAAAATCATTATTGATGAGCACTCTGGGAAAATTCTTGTAGATGACGAATTGGTAATGGAAGAGAACGATAAAATGAAATCTGTAATTAAATTTTAATTACAATTTATAAATAATAAAAAATGTGCTTCAGAAATGGAGCACATTTTTTTGTTTAAACTTTATCTGAAAACGTGGAATTAAAGTCTAAACCTTAGTTAAAAGGTATAAAAAAAGCTGCTTCATCGTCTGAAACAGCTTTCTGTATTTTTATTCGTTGTGCCCGTACATTTTATTGTACAGCTCTATGAATTTTTCTTTTATCGCTTTTCTCTTAAGCTTTAAAGTTGGAGTTAGAAGTCCGGTATCAATGCCCCATACTTCAGGAGTTAATTCAACCTTTTTAATTTTTTCCCAATTTCCGAGATGCTCATTAATGCCTTCTATTTCCTTTTCAATTCTTTCCTTTAATTCAGGGCTTTTTGCAATTTCTGCAGGAGTGGAACCTATATTCAGGTTATTTCTCATGGCCCAGTTTTTGGCAAACTCAAAGTCAGGCTGTACCAATGCGCACGGCATTTTTTCACCGTCTCCCACCACCATGATCTGCTCAATGAATTTTGAAGCTTTTGCCTGATTTTCAATTGTCTGTGGTGCAATATACTTTCCGCCTGAAGTTTTAAACATCTCTTTTTTACGGTCAGTGATCTGAAGGAAACCTTCACTGTCGATATGTCCAATGTCTCCCGTTTTGAAAAATCCGTCCTCAGTGAAAGCCTCTTTGGTCATTTCTTCGCTTTTAAAATAACCTTTGAAAATAGATGGACCTTTTACTGTAATTTCACCGTCTTCCTGGATTTTTACCTGTAGGTTATCCAATGGTCTTCCAACTGTACCGACCTTCATTTTTTCAAAACTGTTTACAGAAATTACCGGTGAAGTTTCGGTAAGGCCGTACCCTTCCAGAATAGGAATACCGGCATTCTGGAACATCAGGTTTAATCTCGTGGATAAAGCTGCAGAACCGGAAACCAAAGTGATGATTTCTCCGCCGAGCCCTTCTCTCCATTTTGAAAATACCAGTTTATCAGCAATAATTCCCTGTAATCCTGAAGGCTTGGAAATATCTTTTTTCTTGCTGATTAAATTTAAAGCCCAGAAGAATATTTTTGATTTCAGCCCGCCGGCTGAAGAACCTGTATTGTAAATTTTATCGTATACCTTTTCCACCAATCGGGGTACAACGCTCATATAATGAGGCTTTACCTCTTTTACATTTTCCCCCATTTTATCAATGCTTTCAGCGAAGTAAACAGAAAAGCCATTGTACTGGAAGAGATAAAAAAGCATTCTTTCAAAAATATGACATATAGGAAGGAAGCTCAACACCCTTGTATCTTTGTAATCCAGACTTTTTTTCTTAGGAATTCTTGGAAAAGAACCTAAAACATTGGACACAATATTATGGTGGGTAAGCATTACGCCTTTTGGTTTCCCGGTGGTTCCTGAAGTATAAATAATGGTAGCCAGATCCTCCGAATTGATAGCATTGGAAAGATCTTCCACTTCAATCTGGGTGGAATCATCCTCACCAAGATCCAGAATTTCTTTCCAGTTGGCAGCTCCGCTTATATTGTCGAAAGTGAAAATTCCCTGTAGCGAAGGGATATTGTGTTTTACCTTCATTACTTTTGAAAGCAGATCCTTGTCAGATACAAAACAATACTGTATTTCAGCATTATTAAATATGAATTCATAATCTTCAGAAGAAATACTCGGATAAACGGGAACTGAAACGACACCGATTTGTGACAGTCCAAGATCCATTACCGCCCATTCCGTACGGGAATTGGTGGTAATCAGAGCTATCTTGTCTCCCGGTTTTATACCCAGCTTCAAAAGTCCTCTGGATATTTTATTTCCCTGGTTGATAAACTCTAATGTTGAAGTTTTTTTCCATTCACCCTGATACTTCGTCACAAACATATCTGTTTTAGGAAATTTTTCTAAAGCATAGTGTGGAATATCGAATAATCTTTTGATTGTCATGATTTTTTAAGCAATTTTTAAAGAATTTTAAATATAAGCATTTTTTTTAATTGAAAAAACCGAACCTTATGAATTAGAGATTACTTGAATGCTTAACATATTAATTTAAAATCCGGTCCGGAAAAATGCAGGATTTTCCTTTTTCTTCTAAATTACTCATTTATTTTGGGTAATGGGGTTTTTACCTGTCTTTCAAAGATTTTATCTCACGGTTTTTATCAACCCAGCCGGCAAGGAAAATAATAAGAGTCATAAGAATAATAAAAGATATAAATAAAACTTTAAGAGAATTGGGCGGGGGAGGTCCGAATGTATTGGAGATAGTTACGATTACAAGTAATGCTGCCAGTCCCCAAAGTACCCAGGTACCTTTTTTATTTTTGGCTTTTGTTATGGAGGTGTATACAAACAAGCCTCCGAAAAAGAAGAGAAATTCAGTAATAAGTGTAGCTGCAACGTGATTCCATAATCCGAACCCCACTTTATAATCTCCGAATGGAGTTATGGGCAGGTCTGTAGTATGTACGATTAAATCAAAGAACCAATGACTGAGGACACACAGACCAATGACAACAGAGCCGCGAATATCTTTTTTAATTAAAAAGTATATGAATCCGACAATTATTCCCCAGATGATTCCCATCAAAAGGCTGTGGGTATATGGAAAGTAGAGAAATTCGTATGCATTCGCCTGAGTATACCCCGGCACAACTGCCACTTTTTCTATATTAAAGATAAGCATAAACGGCCAGAGAATATCCACGAATTGAGTGGCTATAAACAGAGTTGCCAGTGAAACTTTGGGAGCCACTTTTTTAGCTGCGAATGATAAACCAAAATGTCCTATAAACATAATAATGTTGTTTTTTATTTAATAGCAATAATGGGCACAAAGTTAAAATATAGAATCAGAGGCCCGCTTGATAAAAATCAAGAATTACATGAGCTGTTTTTTCCTGATCCTGCTGAAAGTTTCCGGTGTCATTCCCAATATTGATGCAATGTACTGTAGCGGAACCTGATTAAATAGTTCTTTATTGGTCTCAAAAAAAGAATTATATCTTTCTTCTGCAGACATGGAGAGATGGCTGAAAATCCGGTCTTCCATATAAGTAATGCATTGTATGATGAAGTTTTTTTCCAATTCATACCATGTTGGAACTATATTCGTGATTTTATGATAATCGATGTTGGTAATAGAATATATTTCTGTATCAGATAATGCCTGTATAGTCCAGCGGGATGGACTTTTAAAAAAGAAACTTGACAGATCTGTTCCGAAATATCCTTTCGTGGCAATCCATTGGGTGATCTCCTTATCATCCGTAGCTGTAAAAACCCTTAATAATCCGGACTGAATAAAGCATAACTGGTCACATACCTTTCCTGTTTGTAGAAAATAGTCTCCCTTTTTCAAAATCATTGGCCTGAAAAGTGAACTTATCCGGTTCAATTGTTCAGGCTGAATAACTTTGAAATAAGATTGAATATATTGTTCAAGTTCTGTCATTATTCAGGAATTAAATATTCTTATTGCCAAATCTACACATTAAATCAATACTATACATGCTTTGCATTGGAAACCAATACCGGCTTTCCAATCCTGTTTATATAAGTGTAAAGATTAATAATGTATGATTTCTGATTCTATTTTCAGGTTTCGTTAAAAAGTGTAAATTTACGGCTATCTAATTATTATTTTTTATGGACTTTAATTTATCGGAAGAACAGCTGATGATTCAGCAGGCTGCAAGAGATTTTGCACAAAATGAACTATTACCTGAAGTTATTGAGAGAGACCGCGATCAGAAATTCCCTACAGAACAAGTAAAGAAAATGGGTGAAATGGGGCTTCTGGGAATGATGGTAGATCCTAAATACGGAGGAGCAGGTATGGACAGTGTTTCTTACGTTTTGGCAATGGAAGAGATCGCAAAAATAGATGCTTCTGCAGCTGTTGTAATGTCCGTAAACAACTCTTTGGTATGTGCAGGTCTTGAAAAATTCGCCTCCGAAGAACAAAAAGTAAAATACCTTACTCCTCTTGCGAGCGGAAAAGTAATTGGAGCCTTTGCGCTATCTGAGCCTGAAGCAGGTTCTGATGCAACTTCTCAAAAGACAACAGCAGAAGACAAAGGAGATTACTACCTTTTAAACGGTATTAAGAACTGGATTACCAACGGTGGAACTGCCTCTTATTATATCGTAATTGCACAGACAGACCCGGAAAAAAAACATAAAGGAATCAATGCTTTCATCGTAGAAAGAGGATGGGAAGGTTTTGAAGTTGGTGTGAAGGAAGATAAATTGGGAATCAGAGGAAGTGATACACACTCTTTGATCTTCAACAACGTAAAAGTGCCTAAAGAAAACAGAATCGGGGAAGACGGATTCGGATTTAATTTTGCTATGGCAGTATTGAACGGTGGTAGAATCGGGATTGCTTCACAGGCATTAGGTATCGCTTCAGGTGCTTACGAACTGGCTTTAAAATATGCAAAAACAAGAAAAGCTTTCAAAACCGAGATCATCAACCACCAGGCTATTGCTTTCAAGCTAGCGGATATGGCTACCCAGATCACGGCGGCAAGAATGCTGTGCTTTAAAGCTGCATGTGAGAAAGATGCAGGTAAAGATATCTCTGAAAGCGGTGCAATGGCAAAACTGTATGCTTCTCAGGTGGCTATGGATACTACTATTGAAGCAGTACAGATCCACGGAGGATACGGATACGTAAAAGAATACCACGTAGAAAGAATGATGAGAGATGCAAAAATAACGCAGATCTATGAAGGTACTTCCGAGATTCAGAAAATAGTGATCTCCAGAAGTATTGCAAAATAAATAATATAAAAAACACACTGCTTATGAAAAAAACTTTGTGGATAATCCTGGGAGTAGTTCTTCTTCTGATAGGCGTAACGGTATGGTATAAGTACTATTTCGTCTTTGGAGAAGGAGTGAAGTCCGGCTATCTGAATTATGCCATGAAAAAAGGCTACGTTTTCAAAACCTATGAAGGAAAACTTATCCAGGAAGGTTTTGGAAAAGGAAAAACAGGAACCGTTACAAGCTATGAATTTGAATTTTCTGTGGAAGATCCTGAAATTTTTAAACAGCTGGAAACCAACAGCGGTAAAACGTTCGATCTTCATTACAAAGAATACAATGGAGCGCTTCCATGGCGGGGCAATACAAAGTTTGTTGTAGATAAAGTAGTGAATATGAAATAGCGAAAGGCTCCCATTGGGAGCCTTTCTTTTTACAAACCACTTTTATATAATATACTTTTATCCATCGCTGCAGAATAGAGTCAGTTATGAATGTCTAAATATACAAAGAAGAACCTCCCCGCGCATTTGATTTTTATTAAAATAATATTAAAAAATCCATCTTTCGATGGATTGTATTTTATTGAGGATTATTGTCGGTGAATTTTTTATTTTTCTTCTTGTAAAAATAATACCCTATTCCGCCAATCAGGAACAAAGGCCACAACGGAAGAATAAAAAGGAAGACAGAAGTGATCACTCCCCAACCGGATGAAACTGCTGCCAGCGATTTCTCACCAAAAGTTTCAGGCTGCTTTTCATTAACTGATCTATCCGTAAGTGTTACAGTTATCGTGCATAAAGTATTGTCTGTATAGTTATTTCCGGAAACCTGTATGCTTTTAGTCTCAATATCGCCAATGTCGCTCAGATCATTCATTAAGTCGTCAAAATTACGGATCGGAACTTTAATATCCATATAATATACCTTCTGGTTGCTTTCTGAGTAAGAAGAATTTCTGTTGGCTGCTTCTGTGGCAACATAGGAAAGCTCTTCACTTTTAACATAACCGTTATTTTTTATGGTTTCTTCCTTTACGAATTCCTTCACGGTTTCTGCATTGTCTGCTTGTACGGACAGAATACCCGTTTTTACCATTTTGTTTTTGAGTTCATAGCTGTCATTTTGAGGTTTATCCTTATAAACAATTTTGGTTTCTTTGATCACTTTTGGAGCTGGAACATTTACGATTACCTTTTCAGCTTTTTTCTCCACGGAATCTTTTTTCTCAATTTTAGATTCCAGTTTTGTTGAGGCAATTTTATCAGTTAAAGAATCTACGATCTTGGAAGTATTTTCTATTTTCTGCTGGATTTCGCCTTTGGCATCCTCAAAATCTTTTATTCTCACATTGGCGGAGTCCAGAACTTTGTCTGCTGTATTATTGATAGAATTTACGGTTTCATTTACTGCAGCAGCGGCACTGTCTGCGGCATGTAAAGTATCTTCCACCTGAGATTTTTCAGCTTTTCCTTCTTTACACATAATGAATGTGCTTGAAACAGCCACCAGTAATATGAATTTTTTCATAATGTTAATTTTTTTGATGAAGTAAAATTAGCAGTGAATGCAGCCAAACTTTTGTAAATGAAAAGTATTATTTTAGTAAAATTTTAACTAATTGATAATCATTGAATTGATCTTGTTTTACAAAAGATTTACAAAATGAAACTTATCAAAATTATCATCCGCAATATTAGTTTTGGTTATTATATATTATTTACACTAAGCTTTTTCTAAAAAACACGGATGTGAAAATTTATGAAACCTGTGGTTAAAAAATTAGTGCATTCTTAAATGAAAAATACTCTTTTAAAGGTGACCTTTTAAACAGCCGTTTTGCCCTCAATTGAGTATTTTTCAATTAAATAATTTTTACGGCTCATTAGTATATTTTGAAAATGATCTGAAGGAATTAAATAATTTTTAAAAAAAATATTCAAAATGCTAATTCTGAATATTTTAATATTTACATTTGCTTTTTAAGATTTTTATAATGAAAAACGTGTATTTTGTTCTCGTTTTTAATAGTGTAGTCATCCACATTTGTTGATGATGAAATTGTATTATTTAATAGTAAAAAGATAAGCACAGTAATAATAAGTTAAAAAAAGAAAAAACTATATGAAAAAACAAATACTTTTTATGGGGATATTTCTTATTTCCAATGTTTTTTTAGCACAAACAAGCCAACTTTGGAAGGAAGTGTCTCAAAAAAATACTTCTGAAATCTTTGAAAATAAGACCAGCATTCTTCATCCCAAAATTTATAATCTTGATTTTGATAATTTAAAGAATGCTTTAGCGAAAGCACCCAAAAGATTTGCTGTTAAAGGAAAGTCTGATATTATTATTTCTTTCCCAAATTCTAATGGTAAGCTTGAAAGTTTCAAAGTAAGAGAAAACTCAAATTTCGATCCTGAATTAGCAGCAAAATATCCGGATATTAAATCTTATGTTGGTGTAGGTGAAGATGACTCCAGTTCTACTATTTATTTCAGTATTTCACCATTGGGATTATCTTCAATGGAGATATATGGAAACAAATCAGCGGTTTTTATCGAGCCATATACTAAAGACCTTTCGACCTATGTCGTTTATAAAAAATCAGACAAAAAAGAGAGTTTAGATAAGTTTGAATGCACTGTGCTTGATGTTGCTCAAAAAGGTCTGGATAATTCTAATCTTACCGCAAGACCAAATGCTGATGATGGAAAATTAAGAACTTTCAGATTAGCCTTATCTTGTACAGGTGAATATACAACCTACTTCGGAGGAACAGTAGCAGGTGCATTGGCAGCAATGAACAATACAATGACTCGTGTAAATGGAGTTTTTGAAAAAGATTTCTCTGCAAGAATGATCATTATTGCAAACAATAATGCTGTAATTTATACTGATGCAGCTACAGATCCTTATTCTCCTTCAGCCCAGATGAATAACTGGAATGCTCAGTTACAGAATACTTTAACTGCGACGATTGGAGAAGCAAACTACGATATCGGCCATTTATTTGGAGCGACTGGTGGTGGTGGAAATGCTGGTTGTATTGGTTGCGTTTGTACCAATGGATCAAAAGGAAGTGGATATACTTCGCCGGCAAATGCCATTCCATCTGGCGATAGTTTTGATATTGATTATGTTGCCCATGAAATGGGACATCAGTTTGGAGGGAATCATACATTTTCTCATAATATCGAATCAGCAGGGGTAAATATGGAGCCTGGCTCAGGATCTACAATTATGGGATATGCAGGAATTACCAGCCAAGATGTGCAACAAAATTCAGATCCGTTTTTCCATGCTATAAGTATTCAGCAGATTACCGATAATATTAAAACAAAAACCTGCCCTGTAGTTACAAACACTGGAAATACTATTCCTACAGCTAATGCCGGATTAGATTATATCATTCCGAAGGGCACTCCATTTATGCTTACAGGAACGGGCACTGACGGAAATGGAGATGCTCTAACCTATATTTGGGAGCAAATGGATAAAGCTGTTTCCGGACAAACCGGAGCAAATTCTGCGGCAACTGCAACAAAAGCTTCTGGTCCTACTTTCAGATCT includes the following:
- a CDS encoding zinc ribbon domain-containing protein, which codes for MAKTNDISVEEKLRALYDLQIIDSRLDEIRNTRGELPIEVEDLEIEIEGLEKRAEKFHADIKDQDDQIKTKHEVINHAKTLIEKYKSQQDNVRNNKEFEALGKEIEFQDLEIQLAEKRIKEFGVKIVHKNETLSELNDKISNLKNHLKFKKEELDGLISETQKEEEYLIEQSKEFAGKIDERLLSSYSRIRKSSINGLAVVGLERGAPKGSFFTIPPQKQMEIAQRKKIIIDEHSGKILVDDELVMEENDKMKSVIKF
- a CDS encoding reprolysin-like metallopeptidase; amino-acid sequence: MKKQILFMGIFLISNVFLAQTSQLWKEVSQKNTSEIFENKTSILHPKIYNLDFDNLKNALAKAPKRFAVKGKSDIIISFPNSNGKLESFKVRENSNFDPELAAKYPDIKSYVGVGEDDSSSTIYFSISPLGLSSMEIYGNKSAVFIEPYTKDLSTYVVYKKSDKKESLDKFECTVLDVAQKGLDNSNLTARPNADDGKLRTFRLALSCTGEYTTYFGGTVAGALAAMNNTMTRVNGVFEKDFSARMIIIANNNAVIYTDAATDPYSPSAQMNNWNAQLQNTLTATIGEANYDIGHLFGATGGGGNAGCIGCVCTNGSKGSGYTSPANAIPSGDSFDIDYVAHEMGHQFGGNHTFSHNIESAGVNMEPGSGSTIMGYAGITSQDVQQNSDPFFHAISIQQITDNIKTKTCPVVTNTGNTIPTANAGLDYIIPKGTPFMLTGTGTDGNGDALTYIWEQMDKAVSGQTGANSAATATKASGPTFRSWTPQTTPIRYFPTMASVLAGSTTTQGSEIPVEALSNVARTYNFRFTTRDNRAGGSGNNSDDMVVTVNAAAGPFTVTSQNTTGVVWSEGQSYNITWDVANTTAAPVSTPNVTILLSKDGGLTFPTVLVASTPNNGSYSYTVPGGLGTISNNARIMVKAVNNIFFNVNLKNFTINSSVVVDPGPDPRNPVIPTRIYQGLMIYPVPSNDGYVYIKADFPRQVPLRPYVITYELFSMDGKLIVPKKTKYIFDELLEQINLKHLPTESYMIHVTVDGEKIVKKLMMIPR
- a CDS encoding Crp/Fnr family transcriptional regulator — its product is MTELEQYIQSYFKVIQPEQLNRISSLFRPMILKKGDYFLQTGKVCDQLCFIQSGLLRVFTATDDKEITQWIATKGYFGTDLSSFFFKSPSRWTIQALSDTEIYSITNIDYHKITNIVPTWYELEKNFIIQCITYMEDRIFSHLSMSAEERYNSFFETNKELFNQVPLQYIASILGMTPETFSRIRKKQLM
- a CDS encoding metal-dependent hydrolase, giving the protein MFIGHFGLSFAAKKVAPKVSLATLFIATQFVDILWPFMLIFNIEKVAVVPGYTQANAYEFLYFPYTHSLLMGIIWGIIVGFIYFLIKKDIRGSVVIGLCVLSHWFFDLIVHTTDLPITPFGDYKVGFGLWNHVAATLITEFLFFFGGLFVYTSITKAKNKKGTWVLWGLAALLVIVTISNTFGPPPPNSLKVLFISFIILMTLIIFLAGWVDKNREIKSLKDR
- a CDS encoding AMP-dependent synthetase/ligase, with the translated sequence MTIKRLFDIPHYALEKFPKTDMFVTKYQGEWKKTSTLEFINQGNKISRGLLKLGIKPGDKIALITTNSRTEWAVMDLGLSQIGVVSVPVYPSISSEDYEFIFNNAEIQYCFVSDKDLLSKVMKVKHNIPSLQGIFTFDNISGAANWKEILDLGEDDSTQIEVEDLSNAINSEDLATIIYTSGTTGKPKGVMLTHHNIVSNVLGSFPRIPKKKSLDYKDTRVLSFLPICHIFERMLFYLFQYNGFSVYFAESIDKMGENVKEVKPHYMSVVPRLVEKVYDKIYNTGSSAGGLKSKIFFWALNLISKKKDISKPSGLQGIIADKLVFSKWREGLGGEIITLVSGSAALSTRLNLMFQNAGIPILEGYGLTETSPVISVNSFEKMKVGTVGRPLDNLQVKIQEDGEITVKGPSIFKGYFKSEEMTKEAFTEDGFFKTGDIGHIDSEGFLQITDRKKEMFKTSGGKYIAPQTIENQAKASKFIEQIMVVGDGEKMPCALVQPDFEFAKNWAMRNNLNIGSTPAEIAKSPELKERIEKEIEGINEHLGNWEKIKKVELTPEVWGIDTGLLTPTLKLKRKAIKEKFIELYNKMYGHNE
- a CDS encoding acyl-CoA dehydrogenase; this translates as MDFNLSEEQLMIQQAARDFAQNELLPEVIERDRDQKFPTEQVKKMGEMGLLGMMVDPKYGGAGMDSVSYVLAMEEIAKIDASAAVVMSVNNSLVCAGLEKFASEEQKVKYLTPLASGKVIGAFALSEPEAGSDATSQKTTAEDKGDYYLLNGIKNWITNGGTASYYIVIAQTDPEKKHKGINAFIVERGWEGFEVGVKEDKLGIRGSDTHSLIFNNVKVPKENRIGEDGFGFNFAMAVLNGGRIGIASQALGIASGAYELALKYAKTRKAFKTEIINHQAIAFKLADMATQITAARMLCFKAACEKDAGKDISESGAMAKLYASQVAMDTTIEAVQIHGGYGYVKEYHVERMMRDAKITQIYEGTSEIQKIVISRSIAK
- a CDS encoding DUF4349 domain-containing protein, with the translated sequence MKKFILLVAVSSTFIMCKEGKAEKSQVEDTLHAADSAAAAVNETVNSINNTADKVLDSANVRIKDFEDAKGEIQQKIENTSKIVDSLTDKIASTKLESKIEKKDSVEKKAEKVIVNVPAPKVIKETKIVYKDKPQNDSYELKNKMVKTGILSVQADNAETVKEFVKEETIKNNGYVKSEELSYVATEAANRNSSYSESNQKVYYMDIKVPIRNFDDLMNDLSDIGDIETKSIQVSGNNYTDNTLCTITVTLTDRSVNEKQPETFGEKSLAAVSSGWGVITSVFLFILPLWPLFLIGGIGYYFYKKKNKKFTDNNPQ